From one Tsukamurella tyrosinosolvens genomic stretch:
- a CDS encoding sigma-70 family RNA polymerase sigma factor — protein MDRTTRTEQFEQHRPRLIAVATRALGSRADAEDAVQEAWLRLDRYDGPPIANPGGWLTRVVGRICIDVLRSRTAHPETDFDDADPIVTDDDGPEDVAIAADTVGLALMVVLDSLGPEERLAFVLHDLFAVPFAEVGAIVGRSPDAAKMAASRARRRVQSSPRPTAERQEQRAVVDAFLAAARGGDFEALLRVLDPDLTWTRRTARGETVTIGANAVLELARRGDPSRIEARRVSVNGAPGILVWGPTGKPVALMACTVVGGRIVDIVSLLDAARLARMDLPAR, from the coding sequence ATGGACCGGACGACCCGCACGGAGCAGTTCGAGCAGCACAGGCCGCGGCTGATCGCGGTCGCGACGCGCGCCCTCGGGTCGCGCGCCGACGCCGAGGACGCGGTCCAGGAGGCGTGGCTGCGGCTCGACCGGTACGACGGTCCGCCGATCGCCAACCCGGGCGGGTGGCTCACGCGGGTGGTCGGGCGGATCTGCATCGACGTCCTGCGCTCTCGCACGGCGCATCCCGAGACGGACTTCGACGACGCCGACCCGATCGTGACCGACGACGACGGTCCCGAGGACGTCGCGATCGCGGCCGACACCGTCGGGCTCGCGCTGATGGTGGTGCTGGATTCCCTGGGCCCGGAGGAGCGCCTCGCCTTCGTCCTGCACGACCTGTTCGCCGTGCCCTTCGCCGAGGTCGGCGCCATCGTCGGCCGCTCGCCCGACGCGGCGAAGATGGCCGCGAGCCGGGCCCGGCGGCGCGTGCAGAGCAGCCCCCGGCCGACGGCCGAGCGGCAGGAGCAGCGCGCCGTGGTCGACGCCTTCCTCGCCGCGGCCCGCGGCGGCGACTTCGAGGCGCTGTTGCGGGTGCTGGACCCGGACCTAACCTGGACCCGGCGGACCGCGCGCGGCGAGACGGTCACGATCGGCGCGAACGCGGTGCTCGAGCTGGCCCGACGGGGAGATCCGAGCCGGATCGAGGCGCGTCGCGTCAGCGTGAACGGGGCGCCCGGCATCCTGGTCTGGGGCCCCACGGGGAAGCCGGTCGCGCTCATGGCGTGCACGGTGGTCGGCGGGCGGATCGTCGACATCGTCTCCCTCCTCGACGCGGCGCGCCTGGCGCGGATGGACCTGCCGGCGCGGTGA
- a CDS encoding DoxX family protein — protein MNTALWIITAVLALGFTAGGLALLALPRDRYRALGANQHWVDDFGDGHLKAIGAIKLTGGLGLILPAVTGVATVLSPLAACGLALFMAGAATTRLRRDEWAYMAGDVVFIAAFAFVAWGRFALAPY, from the coding sequence ATGAACACCGCACTGTGGATCATCACCGCCGTCCTGGCCCTCGGTTTCACCGCCGGCGGCCTGGCTCTGCTCGCGCTCCCCCGCGATCGGTACCGGGCCCTCGGCGCGAACCAGCACTGGGTGGACGACTTCGGCGACGGGCACCTGAAGGCGATCGGCGCGATCAAGCTGACCGGCGGGCTGGGGTTGATCCTGCCGGCCGTCACCGGGGTGGCGACGGTGCTGTCGCCGCTCGCCGCGTGCGGACTCGCCCTGTTCATGGCGGGTGCGGCGACCACGCGACTCCGTCGCGACGAATGGGCGTACATGGCCGGCGACGTCGTCTTCATCGCCGCGTTCGCGTTCGTGGCGTGGGGCCGGTTCGCGCTCGCCCCGTACTGA
- a CDS encoding ArsR/SmtB family transcription factor produces MSVAADPWSALADPTRRTVFARVAAGPCSVTEIARDLPVSRPAVSQHLRVLLDAHLVDVRKQGRERLYRPRPDGLAAMRRELEGYWTQTLTTFKHLAEQAYAEEGNPPS; encoded by the coding sequence GTGTCCGTCGCAGCCGACCCCTGGTCCGCCCTCGCCGATCCCACCCGGCGAACGGTCTTCGCCCGCGTGGCGGCCGGGCCGTGTTCGGTCACCGAGATCGCGCGCGACCTGCCTGTCAGCCGGCCCGCCGTCTCGCAGCACCTCCGCGTCCTCCTCGACGCGCATCTCGTCGACGTGCGTAAGCAGGGCCGCGAACGCCTCTACCGGCCCCGGCCCGACGGGCTGGCCGCGATGCGCCGCGAGCTCGAGGGCTACTGGACGCAGACGCTGACCACGTTCAAGCACCTGGCCGAACAGGCCTACGCCGAAGAAGGGAACCCACCGTCATGA
- a CDS encoding SRPBCC family protein: MSAASPAPTALQVDIVVDVPIDFAYRVFTERFDEIKPREHNLLAVPIERTVLEPHAGGTVYDVGTDGTVCTWARVLACDPPHSLTISWDISPQWRIEADPGRTSEVEIRFVAETPARTRVEIEHRHLDRHGEGWEQASAGIGGANGWPLYLDRFRAVAEGAAGR, encoded by the coding sequence ATGAGCGCCGCATCGCCCGCCCCCACCGCATTGCAGGTCGACATCGTGGTCGACGTGCCGATCGACTTCGCGTATCGCGTCTTCACCGAGCGCTTCGACGAGATCAAGCCGCGCGAGCACAACCTGCTCGCCGTGCCGATCGAGCGGACCGTGCTCGAACCGCACGCCGGCGGCACGGTCTACGACGTGGGGACGGACGGCACCGTCTGCACCTGGGCGCGCGTGCTCGCCTGCGACCCGCCGCACTCACTGACGATCAGCTGGGACATCAGCCCGCAGTGGCGGATCGAGGCCGATCCGGGGCGGACCAGCGAGGTCGAGATCCGCTTCGTCGCGGAGACGCCGGCGCGCACCCGCGTCGAGATCGAGCACCGGCACCTCGACCGCCACGGTGAGGGCTGGGAGCAGGCATCCGCCGGGATCGGTGGAGCCAACGGCTGGCCGCTGTACCTCGACCGCTTCCGCGCGGTCGCCGAGGGCGCCGCCGGCCGGTAG
- a CDS encoding YdeI/OmpD-associated family protein, with product MAFATCDEWEAWLQHHHDTAPEAWLRIARRGSTVPGLTIGDALDAALCFGWIDGQRKSNDADSFLQRYSPRRRTSAWSRINVEKFEALAAAGRVRPAGYAQRDAARADGRWDAAYESQRTAETPPDLAAALAETPGAAAAFDAMSRSDRYAVILTLLKARTPQRRAELVARAVTDLGGSGIRPQDASTCTGARPRHQNSTS from the coding sequence ATGGCCTTCGCCACCTGCGACGAGTGGGAAGCCTGGCTGCAGCACCACCACGACACCGCGCCGGAGGCGTGGCTGCGGATCGCGCGACGCGGATCCACGGTGCCGGGGCTGACGATCGGGGACGCGCTGGATGCGGCGCTCTGCTTCGGGTGGATCGACGGGCAGCGGAAGTCGAACGACGCCGACTCCTTCCTGCAGCGGTACTCGCCGCGGCGACGCACCAGTGCCTGGTCGCGGATCAACGTGGAGAAGTTCGAGGCGCTCGCGGCCGCGGGGAGGGTGCGGCCGGCGGGCTACGCGCAGCGCGACGCAGCGCGGGCGGACGGTCGGTGGGACGCCGCCTACGAGTCCCAACGCACCGCGGAGACCCCGCCGGACCTTGCCGCGGCGCTGGCCGAGACCCCCGGCGCCGCGGCGGCCTTCGACGCGATGAGCCGGTCCGACCGCTACGCCGTGATCCTCACGCTGCTCAAAGCCCGCACCCCGCAGCGCCGCGCGGAGCTGGTCGCGCGGGCCGTCACCGACCTCGGTGGCTCAGGAATTCGACCTCAGGACGCGTCGACGTGCACAGGAGCACGTCCACGGCACCAGAACTCGACATCCTGA
- a CDS encoding HNH endonuclease signature motif containing protein, whose product MNNTQVCVECHRELPLSDFYRRKGRTRPYRFCRQCQSARTRAYRRAKPDVGAADRARRARARDPERFAEKDRLRAQSDLFKEKRRRRAVEQSTYYKKWYAINREHVLALHRAYRGDPTMLATLNARKQAWYAAHPENRRRERHRRAARLRSAAAVPFTGDLLNERMSLWSGCWMCGEPFTAHRIRTVDHVKPLSKGGPDMLANLRPACKSCN is encoded by the coding sequence GTGAACAACACCCAGGTTTGCGTCGAATGTCACCGCGAGCTTCCCCTCTCCGACTTCTACCGGCGCAAGGGCCGAACCAGGCCGTACCGCTTCTGCCGACAATGCCAGTCGGCGCGCACCCGGGCGTATCGCCGAGCCAAACCCGACGTCGGCGCTGCGGACCGCGCACGACGAGCACGGGCCCGGGATCCTGAGCGGTTCGCGGAGAAGGATCGCCTCCGTGCCCAGTCCGACCTGTTCAAGGAGAAGCGTCGCCGCCGGGCGGTCGAGCAGTCCACCTACTACAAGAAGTGGTACGCCATCAACCGAGAACATGTGCTCGCGTTGCACCGTGCCTACCGCGGTGATCCAACGATGCTCGCGACTCTCAATGCCCGCAAGCAGGCTTGGTACGCCGCGCACCCCGAGAATCGGCGGCGAGAACGCCACCGGCGCGCTGCACGGTTGCGCAGCGCTGCAGCGGTGCCGTTCACAGGCGACCTGCTCAACGAACGGATGTCCCTCTGGTCAGGATGCTGGATGTGTGGCGAGCCCTTCACTGCTCACCGAATTCGCACCGTCGATCACGTGAAGCCGCTGTCGAAAGGCGGGCCGGACATGCTGGCGAATCTCCGGCCCGCCTGCAAGTCCTGCAACTGA
- a CDS encoding VOC family protein gives MTVRLNPYISFSDNAREALEFYRDVFGGELEISTFEGMPPEMLSDPNDATKVMHGQLTTSDGFTLMCADTPARMPRNVGDDISVSLSGDDLAKLTGWWEKLSASGSVTVPFVQAPWGDTFGMCIDGFGVHWMVNAASN, from the coding sequence ATGACCGTACGCCTGAACCCCTACATCAGCTTCTCCGACAACGCCCGCGAGGCGCTCGAGTTCTACCGGGACGTCTTCGGTGGCGAGCTCGAGATCTCGACCTTCGAGGGCATGCCGCCCGAGATGCTCTCCGACCCGAACGACGCCACCAAGGTGATGCACGGCCAGCTCACCACGTCGGACGGATTCACCCTCATGTGCGCCGATACGCCGGCGAGGATGCCGCGGAACGTCGGTGACGACATCTCCGTCTCCCTCTCGGGTGACGACCTCGCGAAGCTCACCGGGTGGTGGGAGAAGCTGTCCGCCAGCGGCTCCGTCACCGTCCCGTTCGTGCAGGCGCCGTGGGGCGACACCTTCGGCATGTGCATCGACGGCTTCGGCGTGCACTGGATGGTCAACGCGGCATCGAACTGA
- a CDS encoding glycosyltransferase, with the protein MHIVQLANFYGPRSGGLRTAVDQLGAGYVDRGHAVTLVVAGRARRDEVLDSGVRRITVPGRKFFKVEGYRAASPVLIRRLLPTLGADSLEVSDRLTLRGMGPWAKAHGIGSIMISHERLDRMIELGAPAGVATWAADVANLGTARSYDTVVCTTAFAGEEFARVQAPNVETVPLGVDLATFRPDRATPRARQRWSDGADVLLVQSCRLSMEKHPARGIEVVRALVADGVRARLVIAGDGAMADELQRQAQGLPVEFTGHLADRDDLADLLATADVAICPGPHETFGLSAMEALASGTPIVVSRNSALADVTRDGCGLPAADTGAAFAAAVRSVLGGDHGAAARACAEQYTWDRAVDAMLVLHRATAQRRMFLRAGRSAQPVARLRVEEQRLLRRRDQAGLLAGS; encoded by the coding sequence ATGCACATCGTTCAGCTGGCGAACTTCTACGGGCCCCGTTCCGGCGGCCTGCGCACCGCCGTGGACCAGTTGGGCGCGGGCTACGTCGACCGCGGGCACGCCGTCACGCTGGTGGTCGCCGGCCGCGCGCGGCGCGACGAGGTGCTCGACTCCGGCGTCCGCCGCATCACGGTCCCGGGCCGCAAGTTCTTCAAGGTCGAGGGCTACCGGGCCGCCAGCCCGGTGCTCATCCGCCGCCTGCTCCCGACGCTCGGCGCCGACAGTCTGGAGGTCTCCGACCGCCTCACGCTGCGCGGGATGGGCCCGTGGGCCAAGGCCCACGGCATCGGCTCGATCATGATCAGCCACGAGCGCCTGGACCGGATGATCGAGCTGGGGGCACCCGCGGGCGTGGCGACCTGGGCCGCCGACGTCGCGAACCTCGGCACGGCCCGCAGCTACGACACCGTCGTCTGCACCACCGCCTTCGCCGGCGAGGAGTTCGCCCGCGTGCAGGCGCCCAACGTCGAGACCGTCCCGCTCGGCGTCGACCTCGCGACCTTCCGCCCCGACCGCGCCACGCCCCGGGCCCGGCAACGTTGGTCCGACGGTGCCGACGTCCTCCTCGTGCAGTCCTGCCGGCTGTCGATGGAGAAGCACCCGGCGCGCGGCATCGAGGTCGTGCGGGCCCTCGTCGCCGACGGGGTGCGGGCCCGCCTCGTGATCGCGGGCGACGGCGCCATGGCCGACGAGCTGCAGCGGCAGGCCCAGGGCCTCCCGGTCGAATTCACCGGTCACCTCGCGGACCGCGACGACCTGGCCGACCTGCTCGCGACCGCGGACGTCGCGATCTGCCCCGGGCCGCACGAGACCTTCGGGCTCAGCGCGATGGAGGCGCTCGCCTCCGGGACTCCGATCGTGGTGTCGCGCAACAGCGCCCTCGCCGACGTCACCCGTGACGGCTGCGGGCTCCCCGCCGCGGACACGGGGGCGGCGTTCGCCGCGGCCGTGCGGTCGGTCCTGGGCGGCGACCACGGCGCGGCGGCGCGGGCGTGCGCCGAGCAGTACACCTGGGACCGCGCGGTGGACGCCATGCTGGTCCTGCACCGCGCGACGGCCCAGCGGCGGATGTTCCTGCGCGCCGGGCGATCAGCGCAGCCGGTCGCCCGACTCCGCGTGGAAGAACAGCGCCTGCTCCGTCGCCGGGACCAGGCCGGTCTGCTCGCCGGCTCGTAG
- a CDS encoding ABC transporter ATP-binding protein, translating into MATVRFDGATVQYPGAERPSVSSLDLDIADGEFVVLVGPSGCGKSTSLRALAGLEAVTEGRILIDDVDVTAVSPKKRDVAMVFQNYALYPNMTVAQNMGFALRNAGVSKEDTAKQVAEAAAMLELEPLLDRKPARLSGGQRQRVAMGRAIVRHPKVFAMDEPLSNLDARLRVSTRSQISALQRRLGVTTLYVTHDQVEAMTMGDRVAVLKDGLLQQVAPPRELYDDPVNTFVAGFLGSPGMNLLTVPRTDAGADLAGAVVPVPRTVESGATVTVGLRPEGLEIVPAGTPGAAEGTVALVEELGAEALVYVTVDGQDKPVVARADRATTLRAGEQTGLVPATEQALFFHAESGDRLR; encoded by the coding sequence ATGGCAACGGTGCGTTTCGACGGTGCGACCGTCCAGTACCCGGGCGCCGAGCGGCCCTCGGTCAGCTCGCTCGATCTGGACATCGCCGACGGCGAGTTCGTCGTGCTGGTCGGTCCGTCGGGCTGCGGCAAGTCCACCAGCCTGCGGGCGCTGGCCGGGCTCGAGGCGGTCACCGAGGGGCGGATCCTCATCGACGACGTGGACGTCACGGCGGTCTCGCCGAAGAAGCGCGACGTGGCCATGGTCTTCCAGAACTACGCGCTCTACCCGAACATGACGGTGGCGCAGAACATGGGCTTCGCGCTGCGCAACGCCGGCGTCTCCAAGGAGGACACGGCGAAGCAGGTGGCCGAGGCCGCCGCGATGCTGGAGCTGGAACCGCTGCTCGACCGCAAGCCCGCGCGGCTCTCGGGCGGGCAGCGCCAGCGCGTCGCCATGGGCCGCGCCATCGTGCGCCACCCCAAGGTCTTCGCGATGGACGAGCCCCTGTCCAACCTCGATGCGCGGCTGCGGGTCTCGACCCGGTCGCAGATCTCCGCGCTGCAGCGACGGCTCGGCGTCACCACGCTGTACGTGACGCACGACCAGGTGGAGGCCATGACCATGGGCGACCGCGTCGCGGTACTCAAGGACGGTCTGCTGCAACAGGTCGCGCCGCCCCGCGAGCTCTACGACGACCCGGTCAACACCTTCGTCGCGGGCTTCCTCGGCTCGCCCGGCATGAACCTGCTGACGGTGCCGCGCACCGACGCGGGCGCCGACCTCGCGGGTGCCGTGGTGCCGGTGCCCCGCACCGTCGAATCCGGTGCGACGGTGACCGTCGGCCTGCGGCCCGAGGGGCTGGAGATCGTCCCGGCGGGTACGCCGGGCGCGGCGGAGGGCACCGTCGCGCTGGTGGAGGAGCTCGGCGCCGAGGCTCTCGTCTACGTGACCGTCGACGGGCAGGACAAGCCCGTCGTGGCGCGCGCCGACCGCGCGACGACGCTACGAGCCGGCGAGCAGACCGGCCTGGTCCCGGCGACGGAGCAGGCGCTGTTCTTCCACGCGGAGTCGGGCGACCGGCTGCGCTGA
- a CDS encoding ABC transporter substrate-binding protein has protein sequence MGDFTRRGFLVTGLAATAAVAAACAGSGSGGGSSNSGSGGGGGDITLRFLSNHPGSSKATEQALIDEFQKANPGIKVELLDGGKNYEQVAQKFQTSLSGGDKADIIVVSDVTWFNFALNKQIAPLDDLFAGAGLKPEEYVDSLLADTKFEGKHYAVPFARSTPLFYYNKDVWKKAGLEDRGPKDWDEFAQWAPRIQEAIGGDKKAIVIADGENYIDWVFEGWNWSKGGAYSDGWDLKFTTPESIAAANQLKDVIGKWGRLATTPENDFGAGLAAVTLQSTGSLKTITTTAKFDLGTAFLPGPAGKSCPTGGAGVAVAEGISAERKAAAVKFIEFLTNTANTSKFSQATGYMPVRKAAVDEPSMKAFIEKNPNFGTAVKQLPLTRSQDNARVFVPGGGEDIGRALQQIATGGDTAAVLGALQKTIQGKIDSQIKPKLPK, from the coding sequence ATGGGCGACTTCACACGGCGCGGATTCCTCGTCACCGGCCTCGCGGCGACCGCGGCGGTGGCGGCGGCGTGCGCGGGCTCGGGTTCGGGCGGCGGCTCGTCGAACTCGGGCAGCGGCGGGGGCGGCGGCGACATCACGCTGCGCTTCCTCAGCAACCACCCCGGCAGCTCGAAGGCCACCGAGCAGGCGCTGATCGACGAGTTCCAGAAGGCCAACCCCGGCATCAAGGTGGAGCTGCTCGACGGCGGCAAGAACTACGAGCAGGTCGCCCAGAAGTTCCAGACCTCGCTCTCCGGCGGCGACAAGGCCGACATCATCGTCGTCTCCGACGTCACCTGGTTCAACTTCGCGCTGAACAAGCAGATCGCCCCGCTCGACGACCTGTTCGCGGGCGCCGGTCTTAAGCCGGAGGAGTACGTCGACTCCCTGCTCGCCGACACGAAGTTCGAGGGCAAGCACTACGCGGTGCCCTTCGCCCGCTCGACGCCGCTGTTCTACTACAACAAGGACGTGTGGAAGAAGGCCGGCCTCGAGGACCGCGGCCCCAAGGACTGGGACGAGTTCGCGCAGTGGGCGCCCCGCATCCAGGAGGCCATCGGCGGCGACAAGAAGGCCATCGTCATCGCCGACGGCGAGAACTACATCGACTGGGTCTTCGAGGGCTGGAACTGGTCCAAGGGCGGCGCCTACTCCGACGGCTGGGACCTGAAGTTCACCACCCCGGAGTCGATCGCCGCGGCGAACCAGCTCAAGGACGTCATCGGCAAGTGGGGCCGCCTCGCCACCACCCCCGAGAACGACTTCGGTGCGGGCCTGGCCGCGGTCACCCTGCAGTCCACCGGCTCCCTCAAGACGATCACCACCACCGCCAAGTTCGACCTCGGCACCGCCTTCCTGCCCGGCCCCGCCGGCAAGTCGTGCCCCACCGGCGGCGCGGGCGTCGCAGTGGCCGAGGGCATCTCGGCCGAGCGCAAGGCCGCGGCGGTGAAGTTCATCGAGTTCCTCACCAACACGGCGAACACGTCGAAGTTCTCGCAGGCCACGGGCTACATGCCGGTGCGCAAGGCCGCCGTCGACGAGCCGTCGATGAAGGCCTTCATCGAGAAGAACCCGAACTTCGGCACGGCTGTCAAGCAGCTCCCGTTGACCCGCAGCCAGGACAACGCCCGCGTCTTCGTGCCGGGCGGCGGCGAGGACATCGGCCGGGCGCTGCAGCAGATCGCGACCGGTGGCGACACCGCGGCCGTGCTCGGTGCGCTGCAGAAGACCATCCAGGGCAAGATCGACTCGCAGATCAAGCCCAAGCTGCCGAAGTAA
- a CDS encoding carbohydrate ABC transporter permease, whose product MKVLGYLGMAGTLLLVAVPVYFIVITSFKDRPDIFVSPATWWPPTWYPENYSYVTQEIPYWQYLRNSAIITLVTGAIKFVLGVSTAYALVFLRFPFKKLLFLVVIAALMVPNQITVISNYALMADYRNTFVGIILPLAGVAFGTFLMRNHFLSLPKEIVEAARMDGAGHLRLLFRVILPVSIPTMVAFAVITLVNEWNEYLWPFLMSDNAAVAPLPVGLTLLQNTEQGVNWGPVMAATLLTALPMLIVFLILQRQMIKGLTSGAVKG is encoded by the coding sequence ATGAAGGTGCTCGGCTACCTCGGCATGGCGGGCACGCTGCTGCTCGTGGCGGTGCCCGTCTACTTCATCGTGATCACCTCGTTCAAGGACCGGCCGGACATCTTCGTCTCGCCCGCGACGTGGTGGCCGCCGACCTGGTACCCGGAGAACTACAGCTACGTGACGCAGGAGATCCCGTACTGGCAGTACCTGCGGAACTCGGCGATCATCACGCTCGTCACCGGGGCGATCAAGTTCGTGCTCGGCGTGAGCACCGCGTACGCGCTGGTCTTCCTGCGCTTCCCGTTCAAGAAGCTGCTCTTCCTCGTGGTGATCGCGGCGCTCATGGTGCCCAACCAGATCACGGTGATCTCGAACTACGCGCTGATGGCGGACTACCGCAACACGTTCGTCGGCATCATCCTGCCGCTGGCGGGCGTCGCGTTCGGCACCTTCCTCATGCGCAACCACTTCCTCTCGCTGCCGAAAGAGATCGTGGAGGCGGCGCGCATGGACGGGGCCGGGCACCTGCGGCTGCTGTTCCGGGTGATCCTGCCCGTCTCGATTCCGACGATGGTGGCCTTCGCGGTCATCACGCTGGTGAACGAGTGGAACGAGTACCTCTGGCCGTTTCTCATGTCGGACAACGCCGCCGTCGCGCCGCTGCCCGTCGGACTCACCCTGCTCCAGAACACCGAGCAGGGGGTGAACTGGGGGCCCGTCATGGCGGCCACCCTGCTCACGGCGCTGCCGATGCTCATCGTCTTCCTGATCCTCCAGCGGCAGATGATCAAGGGCCTCACCTCCGGCGCCGTCAAGGGCTGA